From the Candidatus Latescibacter sp. genome, the window CGCTTCGGGGCTTTCTTTCATGATCGGCATACAGGTATTCCTTAATATCGGAGTGGCGATCGGGCTTTTACCGACCACCGGAGTTACCCTGCCGTTCGTCTCCTACGGCGGTTCTTCCCTGCTTCTTTCGTTTGCGGCGACCGGGATACTGCTCAATATCTCCAAGCAGGGAAGCATGGAGAGGCGGCTTACCCGTGAGTACGGAACCCGTATTCATAAGAGATTCCCGTCATGAGGGTGGTATTTGCGAGCGGAGGAACCGGAGGGCATGTCTACCCGGCTCTGGCAGTGGCGGAGGAATTGATGAAAAAAAGCCCGTACTCAGAGATTCTCTTTATCGGAGGAACCAGGGGAATAGAACAGAAAATTATCGGGTGTTCGGGATTCCAGGTAAAAACGATCCCGGTAAGCGGATTTCCGCGCAGGCTGTCTTTTGCGATGGTTGCCTTCGCCTGGAAACTGATGATATCCATTATTCGTTCCCTGTGGATTCTCGCCGAGTTCAAACCGGCAGTGATAATGGCGACCGGAGGCTATGTTTCCGGACCTCCGTTCATCGCCGCAAGGCTTTTGAAGATTCCGGGGACGATCCAGGAGCAGAATTCCTATCCGGGCATCACCAACCGTAAGCTGGCGAGGTTTGCCGACATGGTCTTTCTTGGCTTTCAGGATGCGAAAAGATTTTTCACGAGCGGAGTAGAAACAGTCTTTACCGGCAATCCTGTGCGGAAGGAGATCGGCGCGGGAGACCGTGAAAGCGCTGCGCGCTCCTTCGGTCTGGACCCGGCGGTAAAAACGCTCCTGGTTTTCGGCGGGAGCCAGGGATCTCAGGCCGTTAATCGTGCGCTTTCCCGAATTGTCGAATCTCTCGCGGAAAGAGGCATTCAAGTGCTTTGGCAGGCCGGTGACAAAGAATTTCCGATCTGGAAAGAATTCGACGGCCGGGGGGGAAAAATCCATGTACTTCCTTACATCACCCACATGGCGGATGCCTATGCCGCTTCCGATATGGTTCTGGCAAGGTCCGGCGCGATGAGTATTGCAGAGATCACTGCCTGCGGCCTCCCGGCGATCTTTGTTCCGCTGCCGTCGGCAGCGGCAAATCACCAGGAGTATAATGCCCGCTCGATTGCGGACGCCGGAGGAGCGGTGATGATCCTGGAGAGGGACCTGACCCCGGAGCTGCTCTTACGGGAGGTTCTCGGAGTTTTGGAATCCGATGAACGTCGGAAAGCGATGGGAGAGGCTTCGCGGCGCATGGGGAAACGTGATGCGGCGCGCGTCATTGCAGAGAAACTGATCGAACGGTACGGTTCAAATAAGATGAAGCTGTAAAAAGTATCTTGTTAGTGCCAATGTTCAAAAAACCTCACCCGGCCTTCGGCCACCCTCTCCTAATTAGGAGAGGGTAATAACAAGGCTCATAATGAGTTACCCCCTCTCCTGACTAGGAGAGGGGGATAGGGGGTGAGGTAAAGAAACAACAGAAAATACTGTAAAGCTAAACTTTACCGGAGCATCAAATAAGAGATGAGGGCTTCATGTTTCTGGGAGCGCTGACCCGGAGAGTCAAAAACATCCACCTGATCGGCATCGGCGGAGCGGGAATGAGCGGGATCGCCGAGATACTCATGAATTCGGGATTCACCATAACCGGTTCCGATATGCGTTCGACTCCGGTAACCGAGCGGCTGGCCGCGCTGGGGGCGGGGATATGTATCGGTCATTCCGCCGAAAATGTGCGCACCTGCGATGTGGTGGTTTATTCCTCGGCAGTAAAACCTGATAATCCGGAGATAACAGCGGCCAGGGAGCGAAAAATCCCCGTAATCGGCAGGCCGGAGATGCTTTCCGAGCTGATGCGGATGAAATACGGCATCTGCATCGCCGGGACCCACGGAAAAACCACCACCACTTCCATGACCGGGCAGGTGCTGACCCGTGGGGATATTGACCCTACAGTCATAGTGGGCGGCAAGGTTGCCATGTACGGCGGCGGGGCAAAAATCGGGCAGAGTCACTACCTGGTACTGGAAGCGGACGAGTACGACCGTACGTTCCTCCGCCTCACTCCGGTCATTGCGGTGGTCACCACAATCGACCTGGAACATCTTGACTGTTACCGTGACATGAATGATATAGAATCCGCCTTTGTTCAGTTTGTCAACAAGGTGCCGTTTTTCGGATCGGTAATTCTTTGCATCGATGACCGCGGGGTGCAGAACATCATGCCCCGCGTGGAGAGAAGGATTGTCACCTACGGCACTTCCCGTCAGGCAGATATCCGGGCGGAGAATATCGACCAGGAGGGGACGATGACCCGGTTTGAAGTGGCGGCGGGCGGAAAACCTTTGGGAAGGGTGACACTGTCGCTTCCCGGAGATCACAACGTACGGAATGCCCTGGCCGCTATAGCGGTGGCAGGAGAAATGGGTATTCCCTTCGAGACCACTGCACGGGCTCTCGGCGAATTCAGAACGGTGGAGCGAAGGTTCGAGATCAAAGGCGAGGAAGCAGGTGTCATGGTGGTAGACGATTATGCGCATCATCCTACCGAGATCAAGGCTTCCCTGGCCGGTGCGCGGAGAGGATTCGACCGCCGTATCGTGGCGGTTTTTCAACCTCATCTCTACTCGCGGACCCGTGATTTCCATCAGGATTTCGGCCGCGCTTTCATGAACTCCGATGTGCTGGTGGTGACCGATGTCTATCCGGCGCGGGAAGCGCCCATCGAGGGAATAAGCGGAAAGATGGTGGCAGACGATGCAACTTCCGCCGGCCATCACCGCGTGACTTATGTGGAGAAGCGCGAGGAACTCCCGCGGGCTGTTGCCGGTATCGTCGAATCCGGTGATCTGGTGATAACATTCGGCGCGGGGGATATTAACCGGGTGGGAACTGAGCTGCTCTCCATCCTGAAAGAAAGCGGAAACACCGGAGCGTGAACATGGTGAAGAGAAACGACAGGCTGAGAAGCAGCGCGCCGCACTGGAAACAGCAAAGCCGCGGAATAAAAGTGAGGTCTGACACAACAGGGCCGCACATCGGAAGATATATTATTCTCCTGGGAATTCTCACAGCCGGCATGTTCGTGGGGGGAAAATATGCGGTTGATTACGCTGCGGCGCTCCCGGTATTCACCGTGCGCCAGGTCGTTGTCGAGGGAACACATTATATCGACCGTGACAAGATAATTGCATCAACCGGCATCAAACCGGGGTGCGGCCTGTTCGATGTGAATCTGGTCGCTGTCGCGATAAAACTAAGCAAAGAGTATGCCGCCCGCGATTTCACTGTATTCCGCCGCCTGCCCGACACCATCATAATCAGGGTGCAGGAGCGGAAACCGATGGCCCTTCTGGGAACAGAAAAGGTAATCGGTGTGGATGAAGAAGGAGTTCCGCTTCCCCATGTAGGGCAGGAAATGGTTTCGACTCTGCCGATCGTTTCCGGAATAAAAAGTACGGCTTCGCTTACGGATCCCCAGGTGAAAGCCCGTCTTGTGTCCGGGCTCAAGCTTCTGGATGCCATTTCCAAGGATTGTCCTGCGATTATGAAGAGAATATCGGATATCAATGTGTCCACTATGGGAATCAATCTCGACAACGGACTCGAAGTGATTATCGGAGATACATACTGGCCGGAAAAAGTCCAGAACCTGGAAAAGTGGATCGCAGAGGTGACCGCGCGGCTGGATTCGGTAAAAACATTGGACTTGAGTCACATGCTTTTTAACGGAAGTTCTGATCAAAAGATAAATGTAATCAGGAAGTAAAATAACTCACCCCCTGACCCCCTTCTACCACCCTACTTTTGCTTTGCAAAAGCAGGGAACCCGGCGCAAGCAATAGAGGGGGAGACCCAATTGCTTTTTAAAAAAAGTATTTTTTGAGAAACGAATTACATTAAGAATGAACCCCTCTCTTTTCAAGAGAAGGGATCAAAGGATGAGTTTACTTAGGGGGAAACAGGGCAAAGGAGCATCGGCAGTAAATTGCATTCATGGTACATGCCAGTCAGAGTGAGGAGTGCGTAATGAGCAGGAGCAGCATACGGGTTGGCCTTGACATCGGAACCACCAAAATCGCGGCGGTTATCGCAAGGATCGAGGAAGAAGACAGCACTCCGACGATCATAGGGGTAGGCACAAGCCCTTGTGAAGGACTTAAAAGAGGGGTCGTCGTTGATCTGGAAAAAACGGTCAGTGCGATTTCGAAAGCGGTAAATGAAGCCGAGCGCATGGCTGATGTCGAGATAAAGGAAGCCTATGTCGGAATTGCCGGGGATCACATCAAATCCCTCAACTCCCGCGGGGTCATAGCCGTTTCGCGGGCGGACAGCACCATCACCGACAAGGATATAGAGCGGGTTATCGATGCTGCAAAGGCGATCCGCCTTCCGGATGAGCGGGAGATCATTCATGTCATCCCGCAGGGATACATTGTAGACAACCAGGACGGCATCAAGAATCCTTTGGATATATCGGGAGTCCGGCTGGAAGCCGAGGTGCACATTGTGACCGGGGCGATCACTTCGATCCAGAATGTGATCAAGTGTGTGAACCGGGCGAATATCAATGTGAAAGACCTGGTGCTCCAGCCCCTGGCGAGCTCCTATGCGGTGTTGACCCGTGACGAAAAAGAGCTGGGATGCGCGGTGCTTGATATCGGCGGAGGGACAACCGACCTGGCGCTTTTCCAGGATGAAGCTATCCGGTATACCTCGGTGATCGGTCTGGGAGGCAAGAATGTAACATCCGATATCGCCATCGGTCTCCGGACTCCCATCGAGTATGCGGAGTACATCAAGATAAAGCACGGGTACGCGCTCCGCTCAATGATTCCGAAGAACGCTGTCATCGAGGTGCCGGGACCGGGCGACCGTGAGCCGCGGAGTGTTTCGCTCGATATTCTCGGCGCTGTGATCGAGCCGAGGATGGAAGAGCTGTTCACCCTGGCCAAACATGAAATCGAGAAAAGCGAGTACGGTGGTCTTTTAGGCGCCGGTATCGTGCTCACCGGAGGAGCGTCGCTCCTGCGCGGGTGCGCCGAGCTGGCCGAGCAGGTGTTCGACATGCCGGTAAAAATAGGGTACCCTAAATGTTTCAACGGGCTGACCGATATTAACGATAACCCGGCGTATGCCACGGTTCTGGGGCTTATTCTTTACGGCGGTCTCGGACATGGAGGCGCCGATCAGTACTT encodes:
- the ftsA gene encoding cell division protein FtsA, with product MSRSSIRVGLDIGTTKIAAVIARIEEEDSTPTIIGVGTSPCEGLKRGVVVDLEKTVSAISKAVNEAERMADVEIKEAYVGIAGDHIKSLNSRGVIAVSRADSTITDKDIERVIDAAKAIRLPDEREIIHVIPQGYIVDNQDGIKNPLDISGVRLEAEVHIVTGAITSIQNVIKCVNRANINVKDLVLQPLASSYAVLTRDEKELGCAVLDIGGGTTDLALFQDEAIRYTSVIGLGGKNVTSDIAIGLRTPIEYAEYIKIKHGYALRSMIPKNAVIEVPGPGDREPRSVSLDILGAVIEPRMEELFTLAKHEIEKSEYGGLLGAGIVLTGGASLLRGCAELAEQVFDMPVKIGYPKCFNGLTDINDNPAYATVLGLILYGGLGHGGADQYFGSRPGVFVRFADSVKRMFKDFI
- the murG gene encoding undecaprenyldiphospho-muramoylpentapeptide beta-N-acetylglucosaminyltransferase, producing MRVVFASGGTGGHVYPALAVAEELMKKSPYSEILFIGGTRGIEQKIIGCSGFQVKTIPVSGFPRRLSFAMVAFAWKLMISIIRSLWILAEFKPAVIMATGGYVSGPPFIAARLLKIPGTIQEQNSYPGITNRKLARFADMVFLGFQDAKRFFTSGVETVFTGNPVRKEIGAGDRESAARSFGLDPAVKTLLVFGGSQGSQAVNRALSRIVESLAERGIQVLWQAGDKEFPIWKEFDGRGGKIHVLPYITHMADAYAASDMVLARSGAMSIAEITACGLPAIFVPLPSAAANHQEYNARSIADAGGAVMILERDLTPELLLREVLGVLESDERRKAMGEASRRMGKRDAARVIAEKLIERYGSNKMKL
- the murC gene encoding UDP-N-acetylmuramate--L-alanine ligase, giving the protein MFLGALTRRVKNIHLIGIGGAGMSGIAEILMNSGFTITGSDMRSTPVTERLAALGAGICIGHSAENVRTCDVVVYSSAVKPDNPEITAARERKIPVIGRPEMLSELMRMKYGICIAGTHGKTTTTSMTGQVLTRGDIDPTVIVGGKVAMYGGGAKIGQSHYLVLEADEYDRTFLRLTPVIAVVTTIDLEHLDCYRDMNDIESAFVQFVNKVPFFGSVILCIDDRGVQNIMPRVERRIVTYGTSRQADIRAENIDQEGTMTRFEVAAGGKPLGRVTLSLPGDHNVRNALAAIAVAGEMGIPFETTARALGEFRTVERRFEIKGEEAGVMVVDDYAHHPTEIKASLAGARRGFDRRIVAVFQPHLYSRTRDFHQDFGRAFMNSDVLVVTDVYPAREAPIEGISGKMVADDATSAGHHRVTYVEKREELPRAVAGIVESGDLVITFGAGDINRVGTELLSILKESGNTGA
- a CDS encoding FtsQ-type POTRA domain-containing protein, which codes for MVKRNDRLRSSAPHWKQQSRGIKVRSDTTGPHIGRYIILLGILTAGMFVGGKYAVDYAAALPVFTVRQVVVEGTHYIDRDKIIASTGIKPGCGLFDVNLVAVAIKLSKEYAARDFTVFRRLPDTIIIRVQERKPMALLGTEKVIGVDEEGVPLPHVGQEMVSTLPIVSGIKSTASLTDPQVKARLVSGLKLLDAISKDCPAIMKRISDINVSTMGINLDNGLEVIIGDTYWPEKVQNLEKWIAEVTARLDSVKTLDLSHMLFNGSSDQKINVIRK